In one window of Solea senegalensis isolate Sse05_10M unplaced genomic scaffold, IFAPA_SoseM_1 scf7180000015690, whole genome shotgun sequence DNA:
- the chst14 gene encoding carbohydrate sulfotransferase 14, protein MVPRRQEYGGKRSGGARIGSVTHFRTAMNSGSLRRSPAVLPSVLTFLVIVASGGLLLMIEKGMLNNMDTPPPRGNGRRLDLIRQAGKHSPAAVDVESEILQEIRNRTIRTMCSHKNMPHSIWTLSPLQRKTLLQHILVNDEYRFLYCYVPKVACSNWKRVLKVLSGALESVDVNVKMDHRSDLTFLSSLKPEEIRYRLKHYYKFMFVREPMERLLSAFRNKFGEIESYKKKYGVEIIKRYRKGHAKDTNIKGDDVTFAEFVRYLLDEDVDRMNEHWMPVYNLCQPCAVSYNFIGSYEHLESDSEFVLQRIGAPPHVHFPERQTWYKPVTTETLHYYLCSLPQKLLRELLPKYILDFSLFTYPFPNTTTEHCRH, encoded by the exons ATGGTTCCTCGCAGGCAGGAGTACGGGGGGAAGAGAAGCGGAGGAGCGCGGATCGGCTCGGTTACACATTTCAGGACAGCGATGAACTCGGGCTCCCTCCGCCGCAGCCCAGCCGTGCTGCCGTCGGTGCTAACGTTCCTGGTGATCGTAGCCTCCGGAGGCCTGTTGCTCATGATAGAGAAAGGAATGCTCAACAATATGGATACGCCTCCTCCTCGGGGTAACGGCAGGCGGCTGGACTTAATCCGGCAGGCTGGGAAACACAGCCCGGCCGCTGTGGACGTAGAGTCCGAG ATCCTCCAGGAGATCCGTAACCGTACCATCAGGACCATGTGCAGCCATAAGAATATGCCCCACAGCATTTGGACTCTAAGCCCCCTACAGAGGAAGACACTGCTTCAGCACATCCTGGTCAATGATGAGTACCGCTTCCTCTACTGCTACGTCCCCAAAGTGGCCTGCTCCAACTGGAAGAGGGTTCTGAAGGTGCTGAGTGGAGCACTGGAGAGTGTGGACGTTAACGTCAAGATGGACCATCGCAGTGACCTGACGTTTTTGTCCTCTCTGAAACCTGAGGAGATCCGCTACCGCCTCAAGCACTACTACAAATTCATGTTCGTACGGGAGCCCATGGAGCGCCTGCTCTCTGCCTTCAGGAACAAGTTTGGAGAGATCGAGTCTTACAAGAAAAAGTATGGTGTTGAGATCATAAAGCGGTACAGAAAAGGTCACgctaaagacacaaacataaaaggAGATGATGTGACCTTTGCGGAGTTTGTTCGTTACTTGCTGGATGAGGATGTGGATCGTATGAATGAGCACTGGATGCCGGTGTACAACTTATGTCAACCCTGTGCCGTTTCTTATAACTTCATTGGTTCCTATGAGCACCTGGAGAGTGATTCAGAGTTTGTGCTCCAGCGCATTGGAGCACCTCCTCATGTTCACTTCCCAGAGAGGCAAACATGGTACAAGCCAGTCACTACGGAGACGTTACATTACTATCTGTGCAGCTTACCACAAAAGCTACTGAGGGAACTGCTGCCCAAGTACATTTTAGacttctctctcttcacttaTCCATTCCCAAACACGACCACTGAACACTGTAGACATTAA